The sequence AAATTTGTTTTaacatttctttttttttttcttttcccttcCATACATATTACACATTAATTACTTATTCAAGAAAGTTGGTGTGAGGATCATTGTGTGTTTCTGAGTGTGTTTTCTGTAGGGTCTACACTATCCATTTTCTTTAGACAAAATGATGAATCCATCACTTCTTTTTTGTGCTACCACTTTTGGTAAACACCAATATATTTAaccttttttttatatttgatttaCTTAAGATAAACCCTAATTAATAACAAaaccttcttttttttttcctatatTTTTTTTGGTGGCAGGCTCAATGTTTCTTGTATGGTTCGGACCAACACCTCGTGTCACGGTTTCTGATCCAGCTCTCGTACGAGAAATCTTCGTTTTGAAATCCGAGTTGTTCGAGAAAAACGAGTCGCCCGCATTGGTTCGGAAGATCGAAGGAGACGGCTTGTTGAGTCTCAAAGGAGAGAAATGGgctcaccatagaaaaatcaTTCAACCAACTTTCCACACAGAAAATCTcaaggtaaaaaaaaaagaaagaaagatataatatacatatttagaaaaaaaaaaaagaattagtAATCTAGTACTTACATTAAATACTTAGAACTTTGAgatgattttattatattatcaaGAAAACAAGTACATACTGATCTAGTACTTCTTATAATAACTCATTCCCAATTCCAAGTAGCTTGATTTTAGCAAACCacaacaattttttaaaatgatagcCTAAATACACTAGAGATACGATTTACCTAACCAACgtaacaaattaaataatgaatTTACCAATATTAACGTGACGTCGGATATTACCAGATGATGGTTCCCCTGATGGGGAAAAGCATCGAAGAGGCGTTGTCGACGTGGCCGGAAAAAATGTCGGAATCCGGCAAGGTGGAAGTGGAGGTTTCCGATTGGTTCCAGAAGATAGTGAGAGATGTAATAACAAGAGTGACGTTTGGGAGCAGCTATTCTGAAGGGAGAGCCATTTTTGAATTGCTAGCACAGCAAATGGTCCATGCCACCGAAGCCTATCAGAAATTTTTCATCCCTGGATATAGGTAACCTTCATTAATAGTaacttattttatgtcttttcCAATTATTCCCAATAATCATATCTAATCACAAtcattattactattattattattataatgatTTGATAATTATATGCTTATAATTATTATTGCATTGTTGTATGTGGTGTGacactaaaatttcaaatttgagaCGAGAATATTTTTTATTCCATGGCCTCGAAACTGGTGCACGTTCAATCGAGCGAAGCGACACATGAGCCAGCCTCGGGCCATTTTTTGTGTGTAGTTAAATCTCTggtgaaattaaaaaaaaaagttgtttgttttgttgattTCCAGGTTCTTCCCCACCAAAAAGAACAGAATATCTTGGGGATTGGAAAAGGAGATCCGTAGATCGCTGCTGAAAGTGATCGACGGCAGACGACGGTCGGCGGCGGATTCGGGAGGCGAATGTCCCAACGACTTGCTGGAGGTCATGATGCGTGCGGCGGGGGACGAGGCGGCGCCGCTGGCCGTGACGCCAAACGACATCGTCGAGGAGTGCAAGACGATGTTCTTCGCGGGGCTCCACACGACGTCGAATCTGCTGACGTGGACCGCCGTGCTGCTGGCGATGCATCCCCAGTGGCAGGAACAGGCACGTGAGGAGGTGCTGAGGGTGTGTGGATCACGTGAAGTCCCTACTAAAGATGATCTCGCCAAGCTGAAAACGGTACGTAATTTCGTTGTTTCCGATCGTGAAATTGACGGTTTTAATTTAGCTGATAGCATAGATATGTAAATTTTTAACGATCCTAAAAATTTGATACTATCTAAATCCTATACTTGTAGCTCCTAGTAATTAGTACGTAGTAACAACAACAACATTTTCAAGAAATGTACATGAAACTTGAAATGGTTTGCTTTATGGAATAAAATATAAGTCCTTCCTATACGCATGCCATGATTATATGTACGCACATTTACTTGCATAGGTACATAGACAATATACTATTTCTTTTCGAAAAAG comes from Henckelia pumila isolate YLH828 chromosome 4, ASM3356847v2, whole genome shotgun sequence and encodes:
- the LOC140866157 gene encoding cytochrome P450 734A1, whose product is MGDYYNLNFLGSLVISCVFLVFLLKIVVHIWWTPRKIGSHFMKQGIKGPKYHLLLGNMKEIYSLNLIASSQSMPFSHNILPRVLSFYHHWKKIYGSMFLVWFGPTPRVTVSDPALVREIFVLKSELFEKNESPALVRKIEGDGLLSLKGEKWAHHRKIIQPTFHTENLKMMVPLMGKSIEEALSTWPEKMSESGKVEVEVSDWFQKIVRDVITRVTFGSSYSEGRAIFELLAQQMVHATEAYQKFFIPGYRFFPTKKNRISWGLEKEIRRSLLKVIDGRRRSAADSGGECPNDLLEVMMRAAGDEAAPLAVTPNDIVEECKTMFFAGLHTTSNLLTWTAVLLAMHPQWQEQAREEVLRVCGSREVPTKDDLAKLKTLAMILNESLRLYPPAVAVIRRAKTDTQLGTLQIPRGTELLVPILAIHHDPTLWCHDVHEFNPARFAKGVAHAAKHPMAFMPFGLGARRCIGQNLAILQAKLAIAIILQRFSFELSPTYQHSPSVLMLLHPQHGAPIVFRKL